The following are encoded together in the Populus trichocarpa isolate Nisqually-1 chromosome 5, P.trichocarpa_v4.1, whole genome shotgun sequence genome:
- the LOC7469202 gene encoding uncharacterized protein LOC7469202: MGSLGEEELVEMVRDYMESDQSTTPVSLRTSKALPRKSQSSLQDIILEAKDTETRVLDKVLMYVRGMGEPSSLKKWVVMRLQMDGYEASLCKTSWASTFGHRVFHFTGDYEYIDVMIMDTNISNKATRLILDMDFRSQFELARPTQTYKELINTLPSVFIGTEERLDKIISLLCSAAKESFKEKGLHTPPWRKAKYMQSKWLSKNCKKVAVMHSPELVDLDAREEGNSTACCSSIF; the protein is encoded by the exons ATGGGTAGCCTTGGAGAGGAAGAGCTTGTCGAAATGGTCAGAGACTACATGGAATCAGATCAGTCAACTACTCCCGTTTCACTGAGAACTTCAAAGGCTCTCCCCAGAAAGTCTCAATCCAGTTTGcag GATATTATTTTGGAGGCGAAAGATACTGAGACTCGGGTTCTTGACAAAGTCTTGATGTATGTTAGAGGTATGGGAGAACCCAGTAGTCTCAAGAAATGGGTGGTCATGAGATTGCAAATGGATGGTTATGAAGCTTCTCTATGTAAAACCTCTTGGGCTTCCACTTTTGGCCACAGAG TTTTCCACTTTACAGGTGATTATGAGTACATAGATGTGATGATAATGGACACCAACATTAGCAACAAGGCAACAAGGCTGATACTGGATATGGATTTTAGGTCTCAGTTTGAGTTAGCAAGGCCTACACAGACATACAAAGAGCTTATTAACACGCTTCCTTCAGTCTTCATCGGCACCGAAGAGAGACTTGACAAGATAATCTCGCTGTTATGCTCAGCTGCTAAAGAATCATTTAAAGAAAAGGGTCTCCATACTCCTCCATGGAGGAAAGCCAAGTACATGCAGTCAAAATGGCTCTCCAAGAACTGCAAAAAAGTCGCAGTCATGCACAGCCCTGAGCTGGTAGACTTGGATGCAAGAGAAGAGGGAAACAGCACCGCATGTTGTTCCTCCATCTTTTAG